Proteins encoded in a region of the Podarcis muralis chromosome 2, rPodMur119.hap1.1, whole genome shotgun sequence genome:
- the LOC114592511 gene encoding uncharacterized protein LOC114592511, which translates to MEDPLGLRLVEGSDGSGENAHVTQKYPRRTPHSQQKVKQEPKEGILQCWEAQWQQFLKEVESPHSVCGIPQWPEEPTPWHDAKAFFASFEQVAEACQWPKEEWVARLLPALSGQAKWAFGSLEARDREDYGKVKATILRGDAISREKQRQYFRCFCYQEADGPRGAYSHLQELCHRWLKVERHSKEQILELLILEQFLTILPSEIQSWVRDRGPDSCSQAVALAEDFLRRQKETERWEQQKVRSSNPGGGTSGASAG; encoded by the exons ATGGAAGACCCGCTAGGCCTCAGACTGGTGGAAGGGTCAGACGGATCTGGGGAAAATGCTCATGTTACCCAGAAATACCCAAGAAGGACGCCACATTCGCAGCAAAAGGTGAAACAGGAGCCAAAGGAAGGGATCCTTCAGTGCTGGGAAGCCCAGTGGCAGCAGTTCCTGAAGGAAGTGGAGTCTCCTCACTCGGTGTGTGGGATCCCACAGTGGCCAGAGGAGCCCACCCCCTGGCACGACGCCAAGGCCTTCTTCGCCTCCTTTGAGCAAGTGGCCGAAGCCTGCCAGTGGCCCAAAGAGGAGTGGGTGGCTCGACTCCTGCCGGCCCTCAGCGGACAGGCCAAATGGGCTTTTGGCAGCTTGGAGGCCAGAGACAGAGAGGATTATGGGAAAGTGAAGGCGACCATCTTGCGCGGGGACGCCATCAGCAGGGAGAAGCAGCGCCAGTACTTCCGGtgcttctgctaccaggaggctgACGGTCCGAGAGGGGCCTACAGCCACCTCCAGGAGCTCTGCCACCGCTGGCTGAAAGTGGAGAGGCACtccaaggagcagatcctggagctgctgatcctggagcagttcctgaccATCCTGCCATCGGAGATCCAGAGCTGGGTCAGGGATCGCGGCCCAGACAGctgttcccaggcggtggccctggccgaggaTTTTCTACGGAGgcagaaggagacagagagatgggaaCAGCAGAAGGTGAGGAGTTCTAATCCAGGTGGAGGAACCTCAG GAGCCTCTGCCGGGTGA